A genomic segment from Methanoplanus limicola DSM 2279 encodes:
- a CDS encoding DUF367 family protein, whose translation MTMPLFAWRDNSCDPRVCSVKKLQRAGLIRVFPEMKKIPKSTIILDPTAEQAISPADRIAPSITVLDCSWEVLNTSALSEWKRRRALPFLVAANPGHFGRPFMLNSVEALAAALYILGEKEQAETILAKFGWGLRFLEVNKEPLDEYAQAKNSSEIIKIQSCYY comes from the coding sequence ATGACAATGCCGCTTTTTGCATGGCGGGACAATTCCTGTGACCCAAGGGTATGTTCAGTAAAAAAACTCCAGCGTGCAGGCCTGATAAGGGTATTTCCGGAGATGAAAAAGATCCCAAAATCGACAATAATCCTCGACCCGACAGCAGAGCAGGCAATTTCTCCGGCAGACAGGATCGCGCCATCCATTACAGTTCTGGACTGTTCATGGGAGGTACTCAATACATCAGCCCTTAGTGAATGGAAGAGGAGAAGGGCGCTCCCATTTCTTGTTGCCGCAAATCCGGGACATTTCGGGAGGCCGTTTATGCTGAATTCAGTTGAGGCACTTGCCGCAGCTCTATATATACTTGGTGAGAAAGAGCAGGCAGAGACAATACTTGCAAAATTCGGCTGGGGCCTGAGGTTTTTAGAGGTCAACAAAGAACCGCTTGACGAATATGCACAGGCGAAGAACTCATCCGAAATAATAAAAATCCAGTCCTGTTACTACTGA